The Ensifer adhaerens genome contains a region encoding:
- a CDS encoding TadG family pilus assembly protein — protein MLWKPMRSLARARSGNIGISAALAMPLVITSMALAIDYGYLTVQKREMQSSVDLAAIAAAANVSAAEKAVLNHFANNGLNYGVSTPNGLLTIDGKTLPPGDISTAKLDGVATVARGRYVPDPSVDAGQRFIKDATPTDAVQVMLERKGDIFLASIFSAPPDLSVYGTAASSKIAAFSVGSRLASLNDGLLNSILGQMLGTTISLKIMDYQALIDADIDIQPFLKIIATRLNLTAASYEDVLKANLTMPQLLASMRLVQGLSGTVTAALKSIELSTSNDKRTFTLAQILNLDPKKSLQVDAGSDWAMRVSALQIVSAAAAIANGENQIALNAVAGLPGIASAKVKLAIGEPPVETPSHRLGTPGAAIRTAQTRLAVEVNVDGLAALAGIRIRLPIYVELAYAEAKLADIRCYGGTPENASVSVDAVPGIAEIAIGDVDPAVLSNFSSDARVQRAKLVDALVVKIDALAHVEAQNLKPTRLSFSPSEVAARSIKTVSTKDILTSTTQTLLNNLDLNIQVLFLTLGSPTIVQQALAQTLGAVTKPVDDLLYNLLLLVGVRVGEADVRVTGVKCQSPVLVQ, from the coding sequence TGCAGTCTTCGGTCGATCTCGCTGCGATCGCGGCAGCGGCCAACGTCTCCGCCGCCGAGAAGGCCGTGCTCAACCACTTCGCCAACAATGGCCTGAACTACGGCGTATCGACGCCGAACGGTTTGTTGACCATCGACGGCAAGACCCTGCCGCCCGGTGACATCAGCACCGCCAAGCTTGATGGCGTCGCGACCGTAGCGCGCGGGCGCTACGTCCCCGATCCGTCGGTCGATGCCGGCCAGCGCTTTATCAAGGACGCCACGCCCACGGACGCCGTGCAGGTGATGCTCGAAAGGAAGGGCGACATCTTCCTCGCCTCGATCTTCAGCGCCCCGCCGGACCTCAGCGTCTACGGCACGGCGGCGAGTTCGAAAATCGCGGCCTTCTCCGTCGGCTCCCGTCTTGCAAGCCTCAATGATGGGCTGCTCAACTCCATCCTCGGGCAGATGCTCGGAACGACGATCTCGCTCAAGATCATGGATTACCAGGCGCTCATCGACGCCGACATCGATATCCAGCCGTTCCTGAAGATCATTGCGACCAGGCTCAACCTGACGGCGGCGTCCTATGAAGACGTACTCAAGGCAAACCTGACGATGCCGCAGCTGCTTGCCTCCATGCGGCTCGTCCAGGGCCTGTCCGGAACGGTCACGGCCGCACTCAAGAGCATCGAGCTTTCGACCTCGAACGACAAGCGCACCTTCACCTTGGCGCAAATCCTCAACCTCGATCCGAAGAAGAGCCTGCAGGTCGACGCTGGCTCCGATTGGGCGATGCGCGTAAGCGCGCTGCAGATCGTGTCGGCGGCTGCAGCCATCGCCAATGGCGAAAACCAGATCGCCCTCAATGCCGTGGCCGGCCTTCCGGGGATCGCATCTGCCAAGGTCAAGCTTGCGATCGGCGAGCCGCCCGTCGAAACGCCAAGCCACCGCCTCGGCACGCCTGGCGCAGCAATACGCACCGCCCAGACCCGCCTTGCCGTCGAAGTCAACGTCGATGGCCTGGCCGCCCTTGCCGGCATTCGCATCCGACTGCCGATCTATGTCGAACTCGCCTATGCGGAAGCCAAGCTCGCCGACATCAGGTGCTATGGCGGCACGCCCGAAAATGCTTCGGTCAGCGTCGATGCCGTGCCCGGCATTGCCGAAATCGCCATCGGCGACGTCGATCCGGCGGTCCTGTCCAACTTCTCGTCAGACGCGCGGGTACAAAGAGCCAAACTCGTGGACGCCCTGGTGGTCAAGATCGATGCGCTGGCCCATGTCGAGGCGCAAAACCTCAAGCCGACGCGCCTGAGCTTCAGCCCGTCCGAGGTCGCGGCCCGGTCGATCAAGACGGTCTCGACCAAGGACATCCTGACCTCGACGACGCAAACGCTCCTCAACAATCTCGACCTGAACATACAGGTCCTGTTCCTGACGCTCGGCAGCCCGACCATCGTGCAGCAGGCATTGGCCCAAACGCTCGGAGCCGTCACCAAGCCGGTCGACGATCTGCTCTACAACCTTTTGCTGCTCGTCGGCGTACGGGTCGGCGAGGCCGATGTCCGCGTCACCGGCGTCAAGTGCCAGTCTCCGGTCCTCGTGCAGTAG
- a CDS encoding GFA family protein: MQDIHHGGCLCGTIRFKARGELRELIFCHCSQCRKQTGLYYAATNVQDQDFKLKGAENVTWYRASDSASRGFCRQCGSALFWKADGSDYTSILAGAFDKPTVLKPGYHIFCEDQGDFYEIKDDLPKFAAGRV; the protein is encoded by the coding sequence ATGCAGGACATTCATCACGGGGGCTGCCTTTGTGGCACCATTCGCTTCAAAGCGCGCGGCGAGCTGCGCGAGCTGATCTTCTGCCACTGCAGCCAATGCCGGAAGCAGACCGGGCTCTATTACGCCGCCACCAACGTGCAGGACCAGGACTTCAAGCTGAAGGGCGCGGAAAACGTAACCTGGTACAGGGCCAGTGACAGCGCCAGCCGGGGCTTTTGCCGGCAATGCGGGTCAGCGCTGTTCTGGAAGGCGGACGGTTCGGATTACACGTCGATCCTCGCGGGCGCCTTTGACAAGCCGACGGTGCTGAAGCCGGGCTACCATATCTTCTGCGAAGATCAGGGCGATTTCTACGAGATCAAGGACGACCTGCCGAAATTCGCAGCCGGCCGCGTCTGA
- a CDS encoding class II 3-deoxy-7-phosphoheptulonate synthase, whose protein sequence is MAQTWTPNSWRQKPIQQVPEYPDLAALEATEARLAKYPPLVFAGEARRLKSALANVAEGRGFLLQGGDCAESFAEHGADTIRDFFRAFLQMAVVLTFGAQQPVVKVGRIAGQFAKPRSSGIEKQGDVTLPSYRGDIINGIEFTEEARIPNPERQIMAYRQSAATLNLLRAFAMGGYANLDNVHQWMLGFVKDSPQAERYRKLADRISETMDFMKAIGITSENHPSLRETDFFTSHEALLLGYEQALTRVDSTSGDWYATSGHMIWIGDRTRQPDHAHIEYCRGIKNPLGLKCGPSLTADGLLELIDLLNPANEAGRLTLICRFGHDKVAEHLPRLIRAVEREGKKVVWSCDPMHGNTITLNNYKTRPFERILSEVESFFQIHRAEGSHPGGIHIEMTGNDVTECTGGARALSGDDLADRYHTHCDPRLNADQALELAFLLAERMKGGRDEKKMVVNG, encoded by the coding sequence ATGGCACAGACTTGGACTCCAAACAGCTGGCGGCAGAAACCCATCCAGCAGGTGCCGGAATATCCGGACCTGGCAGCGCTTGAGGCGACCGAAGCGCGCCTCGCGAAGTATCCGCCGCTGGTGTTTGCGGGCGAAGCCCGTCGTCTGAAGAGTGCCCTCGCCAATGTCGCCGAAGGCCGCGGCTTCCTGCTGCAGGGCGGCGACTGCGCCGAGAGCTTTGCCGAGCACGGCGCTGACACGATCCGCGACTTTTTCCGCGCCTTCCTGCAGATGGCCGTCGTTCTGACGTTCGGTGCACAGCAGCCGGTGGTCAAGGTCGGCCGTATCGCCGGCCAGTTCGCCAAGCCCCGCTCCTCGGGTATCGAGAAGCAGGGTGACGTGACGCTTCCGTCCTACCGCGGCGACATCATCAACGGCATCGAGTTCACCGAGGAAGCGCGCATTCCGAACCCGGAGCGCCAGATCATGGCTTACCGCCAGTCGGCTGCGACGCTGAACCTTCTGCGCGCGTTTGCGATGGGCGGCTATGCCAACCTCGACAACGTGCACCAGTGGATGCTCGGCTTCGTCAAGGACAGCCCGCAGGCGGAACGCTACCGCAAGCTTGCGGACCGCATCTCCGAGACCATGGACTTCATGAAGGCGATCGGCATCACCTCGGAAAACCACCCGAGCCTGCGCGAGACCGATTTCTTCACCAGCCACGAGGCGCTGCTGCTCGGCTACGAGCAGGCGTTGACGCGCGTCGACTCGACCTCGGGCGACTGGTACGCCACGTCCGGCCACATGATCTGGATCGGCGACCGTACCCGCCAGCCTGACCATGCGCATATCGAATACTGCCGCGGCATCAAGAACCCGCTCGGCCTCAAGTGCGGTCCGTCGCTGACGGCCGATGGCCTGCTGGAGCTGATCGACCTTCTGAACCCGGCCAACGAAGCCGGCCGCCTGACGCTCATCTGCCGTTTCGGCCATGACAAGGTGGCCGAGCATCTGCCGCGCCTCATCCGTGCGGTCGAGCGCGAAGGCAAGAAGGTGGTCTGGTCCTGCGACCCGATGCACGGCAACACGATCACGCTCAACAACTACAAGACCCGTCCGTTCGAGCGGATCCTGTCGGAAGTGGAGAGCTTCTTCCAGATCCACCGCGCCGAGGGTTCGCACCCGGGCGGCATCCATATCGAGATGACCGGCAACGACGTGACGGAATGCACCGGCGGTGCGCGTGCGCTTTCGGGCGACGATCTCGCCGACCGTTACCACACCCATTGCGATCCGCGCCTCAACGCGGACCAGGCGCTGGAACTCGCCTTCCTGCTCGCCGAACGCATGAAGGGCGGCCGCGACGAGAAGAAGATGGTCGTCAACGGCTGA
- a CDS encoding LysR family transcriptional regulator: MAEAAWDDLKLFYHVATEGGLSGAATRTGLSAPTIGRRMLALERATGRALFIRSQQGYRLAHDGQILLEHVRAMRNAAANISDWHRDAFALPIVSVASDAWVAGFVADHSTDIRGSGDGFRFCCKHAHRGLDLTFREADVAVLYEQPRSGNVAVRRSVNIAYAVYRARNMPEREDFPWISIGTEVASSPAEKWVFENREQQIHTWTDSAALLVRLIRNGAGRGVLPAFVGEGDPFLKREGELIEGLTHPLWIAANDDDRRRPEVRTVIDRLADLFKREEARFAGASA; encoded by the coding sequence ATGGCCGAGGCAGCCTGGGACGATTTGAAACTCTTTTATCACGTTGCGACCGAGGGTGGCTTGAGCGGGGCTGCCACGCGAACGGGGTTGAGCGCGCCGACCATCGGCCGCCGCATGCTCGCGCTCGAGCGAGCGACCGGCAGGGCACTCTTCATCCGCAGCCAGCAAGGCTACCGCCTCGCCCACGATGGCCAGATCCTGCTCGAACATGTCCGTGCCATGCGGAATGCCGCCGCAAATATCTCCGATTGGCACCGCGACGCCTTCGCGCTGCCGATCGTCTCAGTCGCAAGCGACGCCTGGGTCGCGGGCTTCGTGGCCGATCATTCAACCGACATCCGCGGCTCGGGCGACGGCTTTCGCTTTTGCTGCAAACATGCGCACCGCGGCCTCGACCTGACCTTCAGAGAGGCCGATGTGGCCGTCCTGTACGAACAGCCCCGCTCCGGCAACGTGGCAGTGCGCCGCTCGGTGAACATCGCCTATGCCGTCTATCGCGCCCGCAACATGCCGGAGCGCGAGGACTTTCCCTGGATATCGATTGGCACCGAAGTTGCCAGCTCGCCGGCTGAAAAATGGGTCTTTGAAAACCGCGAGCAGCAGATCCATACGTGGACCGACAGTGCCGCTCTTCTCGTGCGGCTGATCCGCAATGGCGCCGGCCGCGGCGTCCTGCCCGCCTTCGTCGGCGAAGGTGATCCATTCCTGAAGCGCGAAGGCGAATTGATCGAGGGCCTGACGCATCCGTTGTGGATCGCGGCAAACGACGACGACCGGCGCCGTCCGGAGGTCCGGACGGTCATCGATCGTCTCGCCGATCTTTTCAAACGCGAGGAGGCGCGGTTTGCAGGAGCTTCCGCCTGA
- the gor gene encoding glutathione-disulfide reductase produces MPAFDYDLFVIGGGSGGVRSGRLAASLGKKVAIAEEFRYGGTCVIRGCVPKKLYVYASQFSEHFEDAAGFGWTVGESTFDWKKLVAAKEQEITRLEGLYQKGLNNAGAEILHTRAELVGPNTVRLLDSGKTVTAERIVIAVGGHPTPHDALPGHEHCISSNEAFDLAELPKSILIAGGGYIAVEFANVFHGLGVETTLIYRGKEILSRFDHDLRRGLHVAMEEKGIRILCEDIIQSVALDADGKRVAHTMKHGDIVADQVMLALGRVPNTRGLGLEAAGVKTDERGAIIVDAFSRTSAPGIYALGDVTDRVQLTPVAIHEAMCFIETEYKNNPVSPDHDLIATAVFSQPEIGTVGLTEEEATRRFDELEVYRAEFRPMKATLSGRKEKMIMKLIVNAADRKVLGAHILGHDAGEMAQLLGISLKAGCTKDDFDRTMAVHPTAAEELVTMYSPSYRIRKGERV; encoded by the coding sequence ATGCCCGCTTTCGACTATGACCTTTTCGTAATCGGCGGCGGTTCGGGCGGCGTGCGCAGCGGGCGCCTTGCAGCAAGCCTCGGCAAGAAGGTCGCGATCGCGGAAGAGTTTCGCTATGGCGGCACCTGCGTTATCCGCGGCTGCGTTCCGAAGAAGCTTTATGTCTACGCGTCGCAGTTTTCCGAGCACTTCGAAGATGCAGCGGGCTTCGGCTGGACGGTCGGCGAAAGCACGTTCGACTGGAAGAAGCTGGTCGCCGCCAAGGAGCAGGAAATCACCCGGCTCGAAGGGCTCTACCAGAAGGGCCTCAACAATGCGGGCGCCGAAATCCTGCATACGCGCGCCGAGCTCGTCGGCCCGAACACGGTTCGCCTGCTCGACAGCGGCAAGACGGTAACGGCCGAACGCATCGTCATTGCCGTCGGAGGTCATCCGACCCCGCATGACGCGCTGCCCGGCCACGAGCACTGCATTTCCTCCAACGAAGCCTTCGACCTTGCGGAACTGCCGAAGTCGATCCTGATCGCCGGCGGCGGCTACATCGCCGTCGAGTTCGCCAATGTCTTCCACGGCCTCGGCGTCGAGACGACGCTGATCTATCGCGGCAAGGAAATTCTCTCGCGGTTCGACCATGACCTGCGCCGCGGGCTGCACGTCGCGATGGAGGAGAAGGGCATCCGCATCCTTTGCGAGGACATCATCCAGTCCGTTGCGCTCGACGCCGACGGCAAGCGCGTCGCGCACACGATGAAGCACGGCGACATCGTCGCCGACCAGGTCATGCTGGCGCTCGGGCGTGTGCCGAACACCAGAGGTCTCGGCCTGGAGGCCGCCGGCGTCAAGACGGACGAGCGCGGCGCCATCATCGTCGACGCCTTCTCGCGCACCAGCGCGCCCGGCATCTATGCGCTTGGCGATGTGACGGACCGCGTTCAGCTGACGCCGGTCGCGATCCATGAGGCGATGTGCTTCATCGAGACCGAGTACAAGAACAATCCGGTGTCGCCGGACCACGACTTGATCGCAACTGCCGTCTTCTCGCAGCCGGAAATCGGTACCGTCGGCCTGACCGAAGAGGAAGCGACGCGCCGGTTCGACGAACTCGAAGTCTACCGCGCCGAGTTCAGGCCGATGAAGGCGACGCTTTCGGGCCGCAAGGAAAAGATGATCATGAAACTGATCGTCAATGCCGCCGACCGCAAGGTGCTCGGCGCCCATATCCTCGGTCACGACGCCGGCGAAATGGCGCAGCTGCTCGGCATTTCGCTGAAGGCCGGCTGCACCAAGGACGATTTCGACCGGACGATGGCGGTGCACCCGACGGCGGCGGAAGAATTGGTAACGATGTATTCGCCGTCCTATCGCATCCGCAAGGGCGAGCGGGTCTGA
- a CDS encoding DUF2059 domain-containing protein, with translation MNKLAGLVRTFAATAVLLSASVPAVKAQDVSEDQIKAARATIAALGVTNSFDNILPNLAERLKNTLIQASPNHQELITATVDDKALSLAARRADLENEAATIYAKTFSLEELNAITEFYNSAAGKKLLNDGPIASRELLKAADIWASGVSRDLTQEATKSLDEKVGSTQPAAAEGAVQAPAQ, from the coding sequence ATGAACAAACTCGCAGGTCTTGTCCGCACTTTCGCTGCCACCGCGGTTCTGCTGTCTGCGTCCGTTCCGGCGGTTAAGGCCCAGGACGTCTCCGAAGACCAGATCAAGGCGGCGCGCGCGACGATCGCTGCTCTCGGCGTAACCAACAGCTTCGACAACATTCTGCCGAACCTTGCCGAGCGCCTGAAGAACACGCTGATCCAGGCATCGCCGAACCATCAGGAACTGATCACCGCGACCGTCGACGATAAGGCGCTGAGCCTTGCCGCCCGCCGCGCCGATCTCGAGAACGAAGCCGCGACGATCTACGCCAAGACCTTTTCGCTCGAAGAGCTGAACGCGATCACCGAGTTCTACAACTCCGCCGCCGGCAAGAAGCTCCTGAACGACGGCCCGATCGCGTCCCGCGAACTCCTGAAGGCCGCCGACATCTGGGCATCGGGCGTATCGCGCGACCTGACCCAGGAAGCGACCAAGTCGCTCGACGAGAAGGTCGGCTCCACCCAGCCGGCAGCAGCCGAAGGTGCAGTTCAGGCGCCGGCACAATAA
- the rpiA gene encoding ribose-5-phosphate isomerase RpiA, producing MDAREMKIKAAAAALEYVEDGMRLGIGTGSTAEEFVRLLAEKVAAGFRIEGVPTSERTARLCLELGVSLKSLDELPELDLTIDGADEVDGQLRLIKGGGGALLREKIVAAASKRMIVIADETKVVDVLGAFKLPIEVNPFGQVATRIAIEKVASRLGLSGDITVRQSHDGAFLTDGGHLILDASFGRIPDADALAGELNAIPGVVEHGLFIGIASLAIIAGPQGARTLTAS from the coding sequence ATGGACGCCCGCGAAATGAAGATCAAAGCCGCGGCCGCGGCGCTGGAATATGTCGAAGACGGCATGCGTCTCGGCATCGGCACGGGTTCCACGGCCGAGGAGTTTGTGCGGCTCCTGGCCGAGAAGGTTGCAGCGGGCTTTCGCATCGAAGGCGTTCCCACCTCGGAGCGCACGGCGCGGCTCTGCCTCGAACTCGGTGTTTCGCTGAAGTCGCTCGACGAGCTGCCCGAACTGGACCTGACGATCGACGGCGCCGACGAGGTCGATGGTCAGCTGCGTCTGATTAAGGGCGGCGGCGGCGCGCTGCTGCGCGAAAAGATCGTTGCGGCTGCGTCCAAGCGCATGATCGTGATTGCCGACGAGACGAAAGTGGTCGACGTTCTCGGCGCCTTCAAGCTTCCGATCGAGGTCAATCCTTTCGGTCAGGTGGCAACCCGGATCGCGATCGAAAAGGTTGCCTCGCGCCTCGGACTTTCCGGCGACATCACTGTCCGCCAGTCCCATGACGGCGCCTTTCTGACGGACGGCGGGCACCTCATTCTCGATGCATCTTTTGGCCGTATTCCTGATGCAGATGCGCTCGCCGGGGAGCTGAATGCCATTCCCGGCGTCGTCGAGCACGGGCTTTTCATCGGCATCGCTTCGCTGGCAATCATTGCCGGGCCGCAAGGGGCACGCACGCTGACTGCGTCCTGA
- a CDS encoding HAD family hydrolase: protein MSSPIVVFDLDGTLVDTAPDLVASLNHAVTQAGVEPVTYGDLTHLVGHGARAMIERTFAMRQKPLAEDMLEWQLKEFVDFYHGSMPGDSLPYPGLVDALDRLSGAGFKLAVCTNKPEKLATRLLERLGLIERFAAISGGDTFEVRKPDAAHLLRTVSNAGGLATRAVMVGDSLNDFLVARNAQVPSIAVPFGYSDVPVESLDPTVVISHFDELTPDLVSGLFSK, encoded by the coding sequence TTGTCTTCTCCCATTGTCGTCTTCGACCTCGACGGAACGCTCGTCGACACGGCCCCAGACCTGGTCGCCAGCCTCAACCATGCGGTTACCCAGGCCGGCGTCGAGCCGGTCACCTACGGCGACCTCACCCATCTCGTCGGCCACGGTGCCCGCGCCATGATCGAGCGCACCTTTGCGATGCGGCAAAAGCCGCTGGCCGAAGACATGCTGGAATGGCAGCTGAAGGAGTTCGTCGATTTCTACCACGGCTCGATGCCGGGCGATTCGCTGCCCTATCCGGGCCTGGTCGACGCGCTCGACCGCCTATCCGGCGCCGGCTTCAAGCTCGCGGTCTGCACCAACAAGCCGGAAAAGCTCGCCACGCGTCTGCTCGAACGGCTCGGCCTGATCGAGCGCTTCGCCGCGATATCGGGCGGCGATACCTTCGAAGTGCGCAAACCGGATGCTGCCCACCTGCTGCGCACGGTCTCCAATGCCGGGGGCCTGGCAACCCGCGCCGTGATGGTCGGCGACAGCCTCAACGACTTCCTCGTCGCCCGCAATGCTCAGGTGCCCTCGATCGCCGTTCCCTTCGGCTATTCCGATGTGCCGGTCGAAAGCCTCGACCCCACCGTTGTCATCAGCCACTTCGACGAACTGACCCCGGATCTGGTCTCGGGCCTGTTTTCCAAATAG
- a CDS encoding L,D-transpeptidase family protein, translating to MRVLKTAAIVALMSGCAIATMDARPASAFTFGDFIRAGRKKPEAQQVQPTQPLPGVGTMADPQQAAKPLPKITGPKYYTYKAEPLRRIATDKLLDPLVTGSVRNDALPPVLRMPLADARQFLPGINVRASGDVAKAVEAHYGARMDYIWIGAEGVNAKAKAAVAVLADAAKVGLDPQDYAVSVPSDTFDRGDMIAREKELVQFEIALSAATLSYVQDTVRGRIDPNKISGYHDFKRKTVDLLPLLDKMSASSDMTALLNEQNPKSAQFAALSAELVKLRSEQSVEQRVEIAPGTLLKPGQSNPELANVIAGIRLKGSEKLKADHATVLAAYQGTPEYTPELVAVVEAFQQEHGLKADGVVGQASLRILTGGDTVASKINKLEIAMEQARWLPDGLGDRYVFINQPAFTATYADKGAEQFSMRVVVGSKANQTYFFQDEIQTVEVNPYWGVPQSIIVNEMLPKLRSDPNYLDRMGYQVEVGGRPVPSASVNWNGSTASVAVRQPPSSDNALGELKILFPNSHAIYMHDTPSKSFFKRDNRALSHGCVRLADPRLMAAAVLGTSVDDVGKEIAGGRNKALQVPVKVPVYVAYFTAWPNKDGVVEYFNDVYERDMYMNRAFEATRGARRAEG from the coding sequence ATGAGAGTTCTTAAGACGGCAGCGATCGTGGCGCTCATGAGCGGCTGTGCGATCGCGACCATGGACGCGCGGCCGGCTTCGGCCTTCACGTTCGGCGATTTCATTCGGGCAGGCAGAAAGAAGCCCGAGGCGCAGCAGGTGCAACCGACCCAGCCGCTCCCCGGCGTCGGCACGATGGCTGACCCGCAGCAGGCGGCCAAGCCGCTGCCGAAGATCACCGGCCCGAAATACTATACCTACAAGGCGGAGCCGCTGCGTCGGATCGCAACCGACAAGCTGCTCGATCCCTTGGTCACCGGCTCCGTGCGCAACGACGCGCTGCCGCCGGTGCTGCGCATGCCGCTGGCTGACGCGCGGCAGTTCCTTCCCGGCATCAATGTGCGCGCCTCGGGTGACGTCGCAAAGGCGGTCGAAGCCCATTACGGCGCCCGCATGGATTACATCTGGATTGGCGCCGAAGGCGTCAACGCCAAGGCGAAGGCGGCGGTTGCCGTTCTTGCCGACGCCGCCAAGGTCGGCCTCGATCCGCAGGATTATGCCGTCAGCGTGCCCTCCGATACGTTCGATCGCGGCGACATGATCGCCCGCGAGAAAGAGCTCGTGCAGTTCGAGATCGCGCTTTCGGCAGCGACGCTCAGCTACGTGCAGGACACGGTGCGCGGTCGCATCGACCCGAACAAGATCTCCGGCTATCACGACTTCAAGCGCAAGACGGTGGATCTGCTACCGCTTCTCGACAAGATGTCGGCAAGCAGCGACATGACCGCGCTTCTCAATGAGCAGAACCCGAAGAGCGCGCAATTTGCCGCTCTTTCTGCCGAACTGGTGAAGCTGCGCTCCGAGCAGAGCGTCGAGCAGCGCGTCGAAATCGCGCCCGGCACGCTGCTGAAGCCGGGGCAGAGCAATCCCGAGCTCGCCAACGTCATCGCAGGTATCCGCCTCAAGGGCTCGGAGAAGCTGAAGGCCGATCATGCCACGGTTCTTGCCGCCTACCAGGGCACGCCGGAATACACGCCGGAGCTGGTTGCTGTGGTGGAGGCCTTTCAGCAGGAGCACGGGCTCAAGGCCGACGGTGTCGTCGGCCAGGCGTCGCTTCGCATCCTGACGGGCGGCGACACGGTCGCCTCCAAGATCAACAAGCTCGAAATCGCCATGGAGCAGGCGCGCTGGCTGCCGGATGGTCTCGGCGACCGCTACGTCTTCATCAACCAGCCGGCCTTTACCGCCACCTACGCCGACAAGGGCGCCGAGCAGTTCTCCATGCGCGTCGTCGTCGGGTCCAAGGCGAACCAGACCTACTTCTTCCAGGACGAGATCCAGACGGTCGAGGTCAACCCCTACTGGGGCGTGCCGCAGTCGATCATCGTCAACGAGATGCTGCCGAAGCTCAGGAGCGACCCGAACTATCTCGACCGGATGGGCTACCAGGTCGAGGTCGGCGGTCGCCCGGTCCCGTCCGCATCGGTCAACTGGAACGGCTCGACCGCATCGGTTGCCGTGCGTCAGCCGCCGAGCAGCGACAATGCGCTTGGCGAGTTGAAGATCCTGTTCCCCAACAGTCACGCGATCTACATGCACGACACGCCGTCGAAGAGCTTCTTCAAGCGTGACAATCGCGCGCTCAGCCATGGCTGCGTGCGGCTTGCCGATCCTCGCCTGATGGCGGCAGCCGTGCTCGGCACGAGCGTCGACGATGTCGGCAAGGAGATCGCCGGCGGCCGCAACAAGGCGCTGCAGGTCCCGGTGAAGGTTCCCGTCTACGTCGCCTACTTCACGGCTTGGCCGAACAAGGACGGCGTGGTCGAGTACTTCAACGACGTCTATGAGCGCGACATGTATATGAACCGGGCCTTCGAGGCGACGCGCGGCGCACGCCGGGCGGAAGGATAA